A segment of the Cotesia glomerata isolate CgM1 linkage group LG2, MPM_Cglom_v2.3, whole genome shotgun sequence genome:
ATGAAAGTACTCTTGAAAATACTGAATCAAGTAATACTTTGGGTGACGAAATGCTTCAAGAAGCATTAAAAATGACTACCGGTGAACTTGAAGATGCTGCTGTGGATTTAGAAGCTGCTCTGACACCTAATACCATTACAGCGTCGCAAAATTCTACAAAATCAACGGAAGGTAATGTTGGTGGTGATTCTACAGATAATGCCGAATCAACGGCCATTGCTAAGGGACGAAAACGTGTTATTTCTCATAACAAAACACGTGCTGGTTCTATTAAAAAGGGACGTAGATCGAGTAGCACTGCTAGTAATAATTCAAATGATGCTGCTACTGCTGCTGCTTCACCAGAAGAATCCACTACAACAAGTACAACAACAACCACCACAACAgaaacagcaacaacaactaCAGAAACAggaacaacaataacaacaaccgCTACGGAAACAACGCTAACTACTATTACTGAACCTGTTAAAAAACCAGACGCTAATATGGCACTCAAGTATACGTTTGGTGTTAATGCTTGGAGAAAGTGGGTTGTtgctaaaaataatgaattagaAAAACAAGTAACacccatgaaaaaatttaaattatttaaaacagatTTATTGCAATTAACTGCTGATGAACTTAATTATTCACTTTGTCATTTTGTTAAAGAAGTTAGAAAACCTAATGGATCTGAATATGCACCCGACACGATTTATTATCTATGTTTAGGAATACAGCAAtatctttttgaaaataataggatagataatatttttactgaCACATTTTATGAACAATTTACAGATTGTTTAAATGACGTAGCTAAGAAATTTTCTGTTTTATATAATGATGCCCGTAAGTATTATatcattcattcatttatttaatttcaattatatatatatatttactttttactttttactaataattgtttttgtcattattttattacagaaTATATCGTGACACGTGTTGAAGAAGAGCATTTGTGGGAATCCAAGCAACTTGGAGCACATTCTCCCCATGTACTATTAAGTactttaatgttttttaatacGAAGCATTTCAATTTAACGGTAAGAATTACTTTGTTAAATAAACCTATTCAAATTGCTATGCATTGTacttagtaataaaatttcctttaaaTTACAGTCGGTAGACGAGCATATGCAGCTATCATTTTCTCATATTATGAAACACTGGAAACGAAATCCAGCTGCACTAAATGCTGGAACTGCTAATAAAACTCCTGGCGCACGGAATGTACTTTTACGATTTTATCCACCACAGTCAGCCTTAGGTTTgtatttgtataatttttgcATTTATGATTAactagaaaaaatataaatatgacaAATTACCTTACAGAAGCCAAttcgaaaaagaaaaaagtgtATGAACAACAAGAAAACGAAGAAAATCCATTACGCTGTCCAGTAAAACTTTATGAGTTTTATATTTCCAAGTGTCCTGAAAGTGTTAAAACCCGGAATGACGTATTTTATCTCCTGCCAGAACGAAGTTGTGTTCCAGACAGTCCCGTTTGGTATTCAACATCACCACTTGCAAAAGAATATCttgaaaaaatgttgaatCGTGTTAAAATGGTTAAAGAAATTAACATCGCTCTACTGTccacataaaaatttttattttactatcattaccaactattatttttattattactattattttatgataaataatatttctttgtTACAATatcaaaagataaaaaatttttcactttaagTGAAAGTAAATTAAGGAgtcgattgaaaaaaaaaaaaaaaaaggaaaaattttcgTTCAATAACAAAAGACAATTCTTTTTTCTAGTATAATTCTCATGATTAGTTATTTTGTCTGACCTAGATCAAAActaaaatatgttaaaaaactgtatataattatgaaaatgaataaGGTAAATTTCAActacattattaaataaaaataatgatttatagCTTCCAAAATTGGTTTTACAAGTAAATAGTATGATTTTCTACGAGCTCttctgtaataataatttttaagtcaagtattatattttttttttcctgtaGTGTATAAATAATCAGTACAACGATATTGAAAAGAAAACATTGCtacaagtttttttaaaatcaaattcttttttataacACGAAACAATATTTACACTAATTGAAATTCAAATACTCCTTTGTATATAGGATGACGTAATTAAGAGTTCTTATATGGTAACAAAATAtgcattctaaaaaaattttttgtattgtaataactattatttaagagaatggttctaaaaaaaaataaaaataaaaaaaaaagtaaataataaacgtATGACATTGCatgtaagttaaaaaaaaaaacattttttctatcaattgTTCACTTTTTATtggtaacattaaaaaaaattacagaaaaacaaaattaagcTTTTTTAGTTGGACGAACAAAACCACGCTTACGTTTGAGCTTCTTTCTTGATAACTCTAAACTGTGAAGTTTCATAAAAACTTCCGAATAAATAGCTTGTTGTTCTTCTTCCGGAATAGTTtctctgaaaataaaaaaattaacagtcaaAAACAATTTCATTTGGCAGTTAGAATGaaagattttctaaaataaatttattttaatagagtattatttttcaagaccGATATACATCAAAAATGGTAGTCTGTAAAAATAAgtgttgataattaatttaattagaaatatttaactgatttaaaaaaaaaaattatttatcgacATTTTTGTACAAACATATAAtctaataattgtaaaatgtTACCTGTATATTTTCATAAGATCATATTTTTCCCAGGGTTTAGCACTGGCATCTCGTTTTCTCAGACGATTTTTAGTCAATAAATCAAAGTTAGCTGATAATCCTTTCATATTACTTTGTTCCCACTTAGTGCTCCAAGGTAATGGTTTTAAAGGTACTATAGTTTTGTTGACAGGGACTGAAGCTCCTTCTGGTAGATACTCTGGCTCCATGTCAACTGGAAATGTACTAAACTCATTAGGTGCATCTCTCAGATACAACAATTCGTCATCTAATCTTTTTTCAAGTCTCAAGcactcaattttttgaatagcCGGGTCATACATGTCAAACCGTACTTCAACTCCTTGATGGTCGATTACGTTTCTCAGTAAAAAATCAGCTCGTAAACCGCAACCTGTTCGTTTAATACAAATTCCAATAAATCTGTTTGATTTTCCTGGAGCATGTGGCTCTGAATAAGTAACAGCAAGTATTGAACCGACATAAAACTCTGGAATATCTATCACTTTTCTTCTTGACAACATATCCATACGTTCTAATTTTTCTCTCATATTATTGCGATGTTGCGGTGTTGGATCCGGTAAAAATTCTGGATAAATAAATCGGTACTGTTCCGGTATAACTGGTCCACGACCAGTAGGCGTTGATGAGTGAGGttcatatttattatcattattattattagattcTGGTTTatcttgaataattttatttcctgTTGCTTCTGTAGCAAAGCATCTTAGAGACTTTcctgtaaaattattataattattataaatattcagcatgaaaaattgaaggtTATAATTCTATTAACTTACAActacagaaatttttaatgaaataattttaatcatatgAAGCACTTAGTTAATATTGTAAAGAAtctacttattatttttatttttacctggtgttttaaaagaattgaaaCTTTTTATGAGATTTTGTGTAAATACTCTTCTTACagctgacatttttaatttttgtctctctctctctctacaATCACGTGATAGTTTATTTTCGATATGTAAAAAGCAGAGACTACTCTATACACAATGTTacgatactgaagttagctgataactgtcaattttttagtttttataacaaatcaattacaaaaaaatgttttaaaaaattttcactaatatttttttttttttattttcacatatggaattttttcaatgaaaattaagttagcctacatctaaaaatttttagaattttttttttattgaaaaaattattgcaaaaaaataaaaaaaaaatttcatttgtaaaaaacttgaaaaactgtaagtacaattaaaaaaaaaaattttttttctcctagtttaattaatgaaaaaaaaatcaaaaaattaaaaacgtcggctaacttaagtattatatttaagaaaattaatttagcagatatttaataatattaagtatttttctaataaataaattactggataaaaaaattagaaaaaaaaattaacatttagaaaatttaataaattaaaaatgcaatttttaaaaaaaaatttttcggaacaaatttttttgttaaataaaatttaaaaatggtccagtgacagctaacttcaatatcatattatattttttcattataaatttctaATGTCATTCAACTTGAGTGTtgacaaattaatttcattttttaattgtaatatataattcccttgtaatttaaaaatagcttttaatattacaaaaatatttaaataatatattaaaattacttttataacaCATATCAAAAGTCTAATAACTGTCACGtgatgtaattaaaatttgaattaagaatttAGTGTTGTTACCATGACAACACATTTGTAAACAAAatatctgaaataaaaaatacataaattgtcaaaataattgaattttgttatttgttgattaaaataattgttgtaattatgattttaaagtATATAGGTTGTGTGTTAGCTGCTAATGATGGTGAAAATCGTGTTGTCAGTATCGCTTGGTCaccaaataatttaaaattagcagtTGCTTTAGCAGATAGATCAATTTATCTTTTTGATGAAACAGGAGTTAAGAAAGATCGTTTTTCTACGAAGCCAGTTGATGCTAAggtttgttaaatatttattatcaatataataataataattagtattactaattaataatgatttaattttgtattgcAGTATGGAAAGAAAAGTTATGTTATAAAAGCAATTTCATTTTCTCCGGATTCAACAAAAATAGCTGTTGGACAAACAGATAATATtgtttatgtttataaaatcGGTGAAGATTGGTAAGTTGTCAATTTTGAATGGAAGAgcacattaattatttaagtagaTTAACATTCatcaagataaattttttaggggcgaaaaaaaagttatttgcaATAAATTTGGACAAAGCTCATCAGTAACATGTATGATTTGGCCATCAGAGGGTCCAATAATTGTTGGCTTAAGCGATGGAAAAGTTCGTGTTGCAATTTTAAAAGCCCACAAAGCACAAACACTTTATACAGCTGATGCTATGACAATAGCATTAGCAGCCaagtaaaatcaataaatttaaacttaattgaaatattttaatttacttgtaaggatactattaataataaaaaatatttatttcagtgAAAGAAAAACTGCATTTATATCCAGTCATGCTGATGGCAGTATCATAAGATACCATTTGAAGAACGATGGTCACACTGAACCTTCAGGTAGAATATTAACTCATGGAGTACCTGCATACGCTTTGGCTTGGCCTCATGATCACATTTGTGCTGGAGGTAGtgacaaaaaattgacattctACGATTCTCATGGCAAAGTAATAAAAACTCTCGATTATTCACGTGATAATACGGATAAAGAGATCACAGTGGCATGTTGCAGTCCGAGTGGACAAAGTGTTGCCATTGGTTCGTGGAATAGAATTAGAATAATCGATTGGAGCCCACGTCGCGCTGTTTGGGAAGAAACAATCAGTCGCGTACTGCCAAATTTTTACACAGTTACAGCTTTGGCATGGAGAAGAGATGGCTCACGACTGGTTATTGGAGGTCTTTGTGGTGCCGTTGAACAGTTTGAGACTGTTCTGAAACGAGCAATGGTACGAGGAAGTCATGAAGTTGCATACGTAGGTCCTAGTCAAGTTGTCGTCAGGTCTCTCAGTGGTTCAAATCGTCCTGTTAGCATAAAGTCTTACACTGGGAGCGAGATTGAAGATGTTAGAGTACTAGGTCGCAAAGACAATCATATTATAGCTCGTACAAGTTCAACTTTACTTATAAGTGATATCCAATTGAATTTACTGAGTGAAATACAATGGGAAGATAAATCAaacagtgaaaaatttttctttgagtATCCTGGAGTTTGTTTGATATTTTCATCCGGAGAATTGACCATCGTTGAATATGGAAAGAATGAAATACTTGGCTCAGTGAGAACAGAAGCTGTTAATCCACATGTTGTAAGTGTGCGCATAAATGAACGTCAGGTTCCAGGTATGCCAGACAATAAACGTCTAGCTTATTTACTAGACTCAAGGACGGTAAGAATTGTTGATTTGATAAGCGGATCAACGATAAGTATTATTGGGCATGATGCACGGGTAGATTGGTTGGAATTAAGCGAAACTGGTCACAGATTATTATCGCGTGATAAAAAAGCTCGACTGTGGTTATGCGATGACAAAGCCAGCAGAATATTGCTGCTAACTGGTACAGGTTTTGCTTCATGGGTGCCCGGGAGTGATGTGGCTGTTGCTCAGACCGGAGATAAACTTGCAGTTTGGTACAATGTCGATGCACCTGAAGCTTCAACGCTTATTTCTATACGTGGTGATGCTATTGACATTGAACGAGATGACGGTAAAACATCAGTTATTGTTGAAGAGGCTGGTTCTCGTGTAAATTATCCGTTAGATGAGGGATTGATTGAATTTGGTACAGCTTTGCATGATAATGATTTTGGGagagttattttatttcttgaaGATTTGGGTGATCGTCCAGAAGCAGAAGCTATGTGGGAAAATGTAGCACGCAATGCcatgactgaaaaaaaattattaatcgcCGCTAGATGCTACTCGGCACTTGGAGACGTTGCTTACTCGAGTTTTCTCAAAGATATTGTCAGAATTGGTGAAGAGTATGCCCAAGAAACAGGTAATGATCCTTTGACAAGTCCTGAATGCTGGGCAAAATTGGCTATTTTAAATGGTGAGTTAAAAACAGCAGAGGCTATTTATCTTGAACAAAATGAACTGGACAAAGCATTGGAGATGTATCAAAAATATTGGCACTGGGAGGAAGCCTTGGATTTAGCGGAAAATCGTGACTGGAttggattaaaaaatctaaaggaTAAACATTTAGCTTGGTTACTGAACAGTGGACAGGCAGCTCGAGCAGCGGCGATTATCGAGTCAGAGGATCCTCGTCGGGctgttaaactttttttagatGCAGGTCGTGCTGGTCGAGCTGGGCGTCTTCTTTTGTCAGACGAATCTCTGTTAGAAGACTCTAAAATCACCGGTGAAGTTGTAAAAGCGCTTAAATCATCAGATCTTATAGAATTAGCTGgagaaattttagaaaaaaccAATGATACATCTGGTGCGATAAAATGTTATCAAGACGCTGGAATTTTTGCACGAGCTCTAGATTTAGCAAGATCTGTTGAGCCAAATTCAGTTGTGAGTATTGAAAAAGATTGGGGTCATAATTTAGCAACAGCTGGACATCACGATGCCGCTATAAATCATTTTATAGAAGCTGGTGAAATAGCGTTGGCTTTGAATTCTGCGATAAATGCTCGTCAGTGGCGTAAAGCTCTTCAAATAGTTCAGGTGATTGACAGCGAGGATCCAGCTATTcaagaaaaatgttataaacTTGGAGAATACTGTGCCTCAAATGGTGATATTAATTTagctgaaaatttatttttacgagCCAAAGATCCGAAACGTGCAATTGAAATtcatattaaaacaaataactGGTCGCGAGCTTACGAAGTTGCAATGGAACATATGGAGTCCACTGAagcagttaaaattttaacagaacACGCTGAAAAATTACAAGACGCTGGGAATTTCCGTTATGCTGAAGCTTTATTTGTTGCTATAGGTGAGTATGATGCAGCTATTGCAATGTATCGTCGTGCTGGTCATCGGCATGATATGATTAGGTTGGTCGCTGAGTATCGtccagatttattaaaaactactCATGCGTACTTGGCACGAGAACTGGCGGCAGCTGGTAAAGCACGTGAAGCTGAAGAGCATTTCATTGGGGCTGAAGATTGGAGAGGTGCTGTGGCTGCTTACAAGGCCAATAATTTATGGGAAGATGCCTTGAGAGTTGCTAAACAGGAATCTGGTGATACGGCTGCTCAACAAGTTGCATTAATGTGGGCACGCACTCTTGCACCAGAATTGGGCGCTCGATTATTAATACGgcttaattattttgatcCTTGTCTCCTGATGGCTTGTGAAGCTAATTTATTCGATTGGGCACTCGATGCTGTAAGATATGGAACCCCAGAACAGCAACAAGAGGTCCACTATAAATATGCAATGGCGTTGGAGGATGAAGGTAAATTTGCTGAAGCAGAAAAAGAATTCATTCGAGCCGGTAAAGCTACTGAAGCTGTACAAATGTATATTCATACAAGAGACTGGGACGCTGCTGAAGAAGTCGCGCAGTCAGTCAGCCAAGAAGCCATGGCACAGGTACTTGTTGCCAGAGCTGCTGAGGCTGTTGATAATAAAGATTATGCATTTGCTGAGTCACTTTTGCTTCGAGCTCATAAGCCAGAGATCATTATTGATCATTACAAAGTAAGTAATTATTCATGATACATTgtagtaaataattaagtactAAAACAagcattaaattatataagcataaaaaaaaaaattcttttttaatcaaaaaaaatttttttaatcaactttgttaatgtaaataagtaaaaaacacaaaaaaaaaatttttttcgacgtACGCCTTTTTggctttaagaaaaaaaaatttaaggccAAAAGATCGTATATGAGCAAATGGTCAAAATAGTTTCTAAGTACCTCAAAACATCGAGAtctaatgaaaaattcatttttttaatttaaactgaaAGCACTATCAAAGCccaattttttcaagttttcgatttttttaatcaaaagttaaaaattctattttaatattttaaaatgaatttcttcaaaatacgaaaaattgaaaacctCAAAAAAGTGGGATGTGTTAGTGTTTTCAGTCTAACttctaaaaatcaatttttcatgaaattttgatgtttttaactcCTTAGAAGCTATTTTGgctattttttcatgaaaaaaatttttttaagccaaaAAGGCGTaggtcgaaaaattttttgtttgtgttttttaactagatttttacttttttataattccaagttaattgaaaaaaaaaaaattttttttggcattAGTAACGcgatgtatttatatattttatgcttGATTAATGGCAAATACAAGCCCAcctgatttttaaattttaagtacacgcgaaaatgtattaaaaaatgatccaatttaaaaatcatgtAATTTGATACAGAATTCTATaatatagaattattttttcaacatcaaattaaattttttatttttacttacagTTAGCAGGAATGTGGTCTGAAGCGATGCGAGTTTGCCGAGAGTATCTTCCAAGCCACGAGGCAGCTCTACGCCGAGAATTAACGCACAGAAGTTCCGGAATCGATGGAACAAATAGTCTAGATGAAGCAAGACGTTGGTTAGAAACGGGAGAAGTTCGTACTGCATTAGATATTTTAATTCTCGATTCATCACGACCAGCACTGATTCAGGCAGcggatattttattgaatcaagCAGATCCCGAAATGGTTCTTCAAGTTGGCGGTGAATTAGGCTCTAAGTTAGTTGTGACAGGAGAACATGCTCTCGCAGCTCAGGTTTACCTTCAAGCAGATAAAATGAAGGAGGCTATCAATGCACTAATATCAGTTGGAGATTGGATGAGAGCTCGACGAATTGTTCATGAGCTTGCACCTGATCTAGAGTCTTACTTGGACGATAAATATCGTGAAAGTGCTCGAGATAGTGTTCTTTCTGACAACGACCAAGGACGAAGCGAACGTGATGGTGATAAGTCTTTAGAAAATTTAGCTCGTAAAGGACAGTGGATTCAAGTCTTCGAAATAGCTAGCTCACTAAATTCTGAAGTTTTGCATAAATATCTGGCACAACGTGCTGCCCAATTACTAAAGTCTGGAACACCAGAACCAGCTTTACAATTATATTCACAGTATGGAGCACCTCCTATTGCTCAGTATCACAATCTTTACTATCGTCTGGctgaaatgattttaaattcgTATCAAGGATCACCTGAATCACGATACACACGATTATCACAGTTACGAACTTTTCTTTTAGGTCTTACAAAACAAATTGAAGGATCTTCAGCTAGTGAAGATAAATTTGGAAGACTGCTACAAGCCACTCATTATTCAGCTGTGAAATGCGCCTGTCAATTATTTCCTAATCTTGCTAATCTTGTTACTAAGACATCAGTTTCTCTTCTGAGATACACCGAAGTGTTATTAGCTGACCGCTGTTACTATGAAGCAGGAATTGAACTGCGTAAATCTGGATCACACAGCGAGGCTTTTGTCTTTCTCAATCATTTTTTGGATCTTGAAGAATGCATCGAAGAGGGCGATGGCAGTATTCTAGACGTCGATGATCTACGAATCACTGACTTTCCACTAGAAGTTCCACTTCCTGGAACACTCAGTTTAACTCAAGAAGAGCGAGAAGATGTACGCGAATGGGTACTGGCTGTGTCAATGGATCAAAAGGTCGAACAAGGTTTACCTGTTGATCAGCGAGGCGTCTACATTGGATCTCTCACCTGTCCAGCAAATGGTTCAGCTGCTTTACAACCTTGTGCTTTAACTGGTTATCCAATACGTTCATCGGTTGTTAGATTTGAAGGAAGCAATCGTGTTGTTGATCGAGACGATTGGAATAAACTTATAAATGCTTCTCGACAAGCTCCTTCTGAATCACCACTTAATGATGTTATTGCCTTTATACAAGAATGGTGTGGTTCGTTACCTAGTTTTACGTTTTGATTAAATTCTGTATttaatgcaataaaaaaaattacaaaattttttaactgtcttttttattaaaatgaccGACTCTGTCGTCAAATATTCAATATTCATATTTCAATGTACACTTGCtgcataaaataatattatttaaaatcataataataattattattatattctacgtataacaaaaaaaaatgtacttcCAGTGATACTGAAAACACAGAAAAGATTATATCATGCACGCCCCTTATTTCAATCGTGAATTCAATgatttcatactttttttgtcatcattgttaatatttaactacttaatatatttagatttaattatatataatataatatatttataagacgtatataacattaaatatacatatgtGAAAATATCTTCGCATActataaattagaaaaaaaaaataagttattgtaataataacataATGTTACAcagtttcattattattattattataattatgataataatttatcggttgtctttttgtttcaaacaatcatcgattatttaatttaattatacaaaataaaagtattaaaattatcgtTACAATTTTGTAATTCTGAATACCGGTCCAATTCGTAAGAAAAATCTCC
Coding sequences within it:
- the LOC123259624 gene encoding intraflagellar transport protein 172 homolog gives rise to the protein MILKYIGCVLAANDGENRVVSIAWSPNNLKLAVALADRSIYLFDETGVKKDRFSTKPVDAKYGKKSYVIKAISFSPDSTKIAVGQTDNIVYVYKIGEDWGEKKVICNKFGQSSSVTCMIWPSEGPIIVGLSDGKVRVAILKAHKAQTLYTADAMTIALAANERKTAFISSHADGSIIRYHLKNDGHTEPSGRILTHGVPAYALAWPHDHICAGGSDKKLTFYDSHGKVIKTLDYSRDNTDKEITVACCSPSGQSVAIGSWNRIRIIDWSPRRAVWEETISRVLPNFYTVTALAWRRDGSRLVIGGLCGAVEQFETVLKRAMVRGSHEVAYVGPSQVVVRSLSGSNRPVSIKSYTGSEIEDVRVLGRKDNHIIARTSSTLLISDIQLNLLSEIQWEDKSNSEKFFFEYPGVCLIFSSGELTIVEYGKNEILGSVRTEAVNPHVVSVRINERQVPGMPDNKRLAYLLDSRTVRIVDLISGSTISIIGHDARVDWLELSETGHRLLSRDKKARLWLCDDKASRILLLTGTGFASWVPGSDVAVAQTGDKLAVWYNVDAPEASTLISIRGDAIDIERDDGKTSVIVEEAGSRVNYPLDEGLIEFGTALHDNDFGRVILFLEDLGDRPEAEAMWENVARNAMTEKKLLIAARCYSALGDVAYSSFLKDIVRIGEEYAQETGNDPLTSPECWAKLAILNGELKTAEAIYLEQNELDKALEMYQKYWHWEEALDLAENRDWIGLKNLKDKHLAWLLNSGQAARAAAIIESEDPRRAVKLFLDAGRAGRAGRLLLSDESLLEDSKITGEVVKALKSSDLIELAGEILEKTNDTSGAIKCYQDAGIFARALDLARSVEPNSVVSIEKDWGHNLATAGHHDAAINHFIEAGEIALALNSAINARQWRKALQIVQVIDSEDPAIQEKCYKLGEYCASNGDINLAENLFLRAKDPKRAIEIHIKTNNWSRAYEVAMEHMESTEAVKILTEHAEKLQDAGNFRYAEALFVAIGEYDAAIAMYRRAGHRHDMIRLVAEYRPDLLKTTHAYLARELAAAGKAREAEEHFIGAEDWRGAVAAYKANNLWEDALRVAKQESGDTAAQQVALMWARTLAPELGARLLIRLNYFDPCLLMACEANLFDWALDAVRYGTPEQQQEVHYKYAMALEDEGKFAEAEKEFIRAGKATEAVQMYIHTRDWDAAEEVAQSVSQEAMAQVLVARAAEAVDNKDYAFAESLLLRAHKPEIIIDHYKLAGMWSEAMRVCREYLPSHEAALRRELTHRSSGIDGTNSLDEARRWLETGEVRTALDILILDSSRPALIQAADILLNQADPEMVLQVGGELGSKLVVTGEHALAAQVYLQADKMKEAINALISVGDWMRARRIVHELAPDLESYLDDKYRESARDSVLSDNDQGRSERDGDKSLENLARKGQWIQVFEIASSLNSEVLHKYLAQRAAQLLKSGTPEPALQLYSQYGAPPIAQYHNLYYRLAEMILNSYQGSPESRYTRLSQLRTFLLGLTKQIEGSSASEDKFGRLLQATHYSAVKCACQLFPNLANLVTKTSVSLLRYTEVLLADRCYYEAGIELRKSGSHSEAFVFLNHFLDLEECIEEGDGSILDVDDLRITDFPLEVPLPGTLSLTQEEREDVREWVLAVSMDQKVEQGLPVDQRGVYIGSLTCPANGSAALQPCALTGYPIRSSVVRFEGSNRVVDRDDWNKLINASRQAPSESPLNDVIAFIQEWCGSLPSFTF